The following nucleotide sequence is from Luteibaculum oceani.
TCTCGAGCTCCAATTACCACCTCTTTAAATCTCGCCCAATGAATGGCTCCAGCACACATTAAACAGGGTTCTAGGGTTACGTACAGTGTGCAATCGTTTAGAAATTTGGTTCCTAAATAAGATGCCGCTGAGGTAATGGCTAAAATTTCTGCATGGGCGGTAACATCTGTAAGTTGCTCTGTTTGGTTATGGGCCCGCGATATAATTTGATTGTTGCAAACCACTACCGCGCCAACTGGAATTTCGTCCGCCTGCAAAGCATTTTCGGCCTCCTGTAGGGCTCTTTTCATCCAATATTCGTGGTTAAATTCTATCATTTTAAAAGCTACTGTTTATGCTTAGTTACCCAGCGCAAGGGTAATTTATCTTCGATTGATTCACAACAATTATGTGCAAAGGAGGGTCAAAAATCAGTAAAACCCTTATTATATTCGCCAGAAACCAAATGCAAAACAACATGATGCGAATTCTTAGCCTTGCTTTAGCCCTTGTACTTTTTTCATGTGCTACGGTAGAACAAGCTGAACAAAGCGTTGAAATTTCTTTAAGCGGCGAAATGCTTTTTAGTGGAGCAAATACTTTCCAAACTCCTATGGAATTAAGTGAGGCTGAGCTTTTAGAAAAAGCAAATTTGCCGGAGTCTCAAATAAAATCTATCGGTGTAAAATCAGTGGAAATACAGTTGGATAGTACTCAAAGAGCCATTATGGAGAGTGTTTTGCTGCAAGTTGTAAGCGATAATCAGGAGATGATAAGCATAGGAACCAAAAGCCCATTACCAGATGGCACGAATTTTGAGTTAAGTTTAGCCGAAGAAATAGATTTATTGCCTTACGCTAGCGACGCCGGAGCCACTTGGGTCTTGGATGCCAATTTAA
It contains:
- a CDS encoding nucleoside deaminase, producing MIEFNHEYWMKRALQEAENALQADEIPVGAVVVCNNQIISRAHNQTEQLTDVTAHAEILAITSAASYLGTKFLNDCTLYVTLEPCLMCAGAIHWARFKEVVIGARDEKKGFSTQVLHPFHPKTKVVWDVMESENSEILKRFFAKKR